The Nitrospinaceae bacterium genome includes the window GCGGCAGCCGAGGCAGCGGTTTTTTCAACAGACCTCAGGTGCGGCTCAAGAGTCACCGTTGTTGCGTAGCCATCCTTCGTCAATTGATCTAACTGGCCGGCTACGTCGAAGTCGCCTTCTCCGACGATGGACCATTCATAACTTCCGTCTGCCGTCAATTTTGTATCCTTGATGTGAACATGCGCCATGCGTGGGCGCACGCGCTCGTATCCGGCTGGATATGCGTCAATCTCTCCGGCCGCATGGGCGTTTGCCGGATCCCACAAGACGCCGAGCGCATCCGAATTAATCATTTCCGTCAGTTGAAGGGCATGGGCGCTTGTCGTAATAGCCGTGTTACTCTGATTTTCAATCGCGAGTGTGATGCCTTCCTTCTCGGCCAATCTGACGGGCAGAAGATAATGCGAGGCGATTGTATCGGTGACAGGCTCGTCTTTTATTTCCCCGGCGCGGCCGGGGGCTAGTAGGGGGGAGAGTACTCTAACGATCTTTGCGCCAAATACGTGGGCGACTTCCATCGAGCGCTTCAGGTTTTCTACCTGGGTATCGTATTCGATTTTAATGAATTCCGGTGGGATTTTGAGAAACTGAGAGCCGATACCGACAACCTCAAAACCCTCGCCGCGAATCATTGCCAGCGCCTCGTTCTGCTCGTAGGCCGTAAGGTTCCAAACGCCCTTTCCCCAGAGGGTGCGAAACTCGACGCGTTTCATCCCCCACTCTTTCGCATAACCCAGGGCACAACGAAGATCGTCGTCAACTTCATCCGTTACGATCCCAAATTCCCACATTTCATTTTCTCCGATTCATGTCTGAAATTGTTCCAAACCTATAGACGCATCAAATCCTCGCCCGCAACGATAATCCCCTCGTAATGGATTGAAAGGGCTTCGGCAACTTTATCGTTTGGGGCGAGCGGTGGCACCACGTGCGAGAAAACCAGCTTACCCACTTTGGCCTCGGTTGCTGTGTGCCCGATCTCCTCGGCGGTGGCGTGGTGGGCGGCGACGATTTTTGCCGTCTCTTTGAAGCCGCCGTATCTTTGGTCAATCAATTCAGGGATACAGGGATGCATCACCAGAATGTCCGCTCCCTGGGCGAAGGGAACAAGCTTGTCCGTAGGGCTTCCGTCGCTGGCGATAACGATTTTTCGGCCCTCGGCCTCAAAGCGGTAGGAAAGTATGTCGTCAACGTTGCCGTGGCGGGTGCCTTTTTCGACGGCAATTTGTATTCCGTCCACTTCAAAGGTGTCTCCAGGAGATAGGGTGTTGACTTCAATTTCAGTGCCTTTGCGGGACTTGCCCTCGTTTGCCCGCAGGTCGATGTCGTATTCGTAGTAGTGGAGCATCCTTTTGACTGTTTCTGCGACGGGGGCGGGGCCGAAAACGCGAAGCGGAGTTTTGGCCCCCAGAATCCAGCGTGATAGAAAAAATTCGCCAAAGCCGGTGTAGTGATCGGAGTGGAAGTGAGTAAAAAATAAATAGTCGATGGTATTAATGGGAAAGCCTGATTTTACAATCTGCGTGGCGGCGTGCCGGGCAGCATCCACCAAATACAGCTTCCCTCCTGAGACGATGGCATTGGAGGGGCCGCTTTTCTCTGGCGTCGGCGGCGGAGCGCCCACGCCGAGCAATATCAATTCCACGTAAATTATCCTCCTCGGGAGTGCCCATTTTACTCCAGAGCTTAAAGGGTTGCGCTATTTTTCGGGGTAGCCTAGTTCCTTAATTGCCTCGGTGATTTCGGGGAGTATTGCCGGATCGTCAATCGTGGCGGGCACTTTGTATTCATCCCCGTCGGCGATCTTGACCATTGTGCCCCTTAAAATTTTGCCCGATCGTGTCTTGGGCAGGCGAGCAACGACGGTAGCCTGTTTGAAGGCGGCGACGGGGCCTATCTTGTCCCGAACCATCTGGACGACTTCGCTCACGATTTCGGCGTTGCTGCGCTCGACTCCGGCTTTCAAAACGAGGAAGCCGACGGGTAATTGTCCTTTGAATCCGTCTTTGGCGCCGATGACCGCGCACTCGGCTACATCCGGGTGGGCGGAAAGGACTTCTTCCATCGCACCGGTGGATAGGCGGTGGCCTGCAACATTGATGATGTCGTCCGTTCGAGACATGACAAAGACATAATCGTCCTCGTCCATGAAGCCGGCGTCCCCGGTTTTGTAGTAGCCCGGATATTCGGATAGGTACGCGTCAACGAATCGTTTTTCGGCGTTCCACAGGGTAGGTAGAGCGCCTGGCGGTAGCGGCAGCTTCACGGACAGCGCGCCCATCTCGCCGCGATCGACCTCTCTTAGCTCTGAGTCCAGGACGGCGAAATTCCAACCGGGCACAGCCTTCGTCGGCGAGCCGTGCTTGACCGGAAGGTGCTCAATGCCCATGCAGTTGGCGAGCATGGGCCAGCCGCTTTCGGTTTGCCAATAATGGTCGATGACAGGAATCTTGAGATGCTTTTCCGCCCATTCGAGGGTATCGGGGTCCGAGCGCTCTCCGGCGAGGAAAAGGGTTTTGAAGCATCCGATGTCGTAGCCTTTCATCAATTCGGCATCGGGGTCGTCTCGTTTGATAGCGCGGAAGGCCGTTGGCGCCGTGAAAAGCGCTTTTACGCCATGCTCTGAAATCACCCGCCAAAAAGCGCCGGCGTCCGGGGTGCCCACGGGCTTTCCCTCGAAAAGGATCGTGGTGCATCCATGCAGCAGGGGCGCATAGACGATATAGGAGTGGCCTACGACCCAGCCAACATCCGAGGCTGCCCAGTAGACGTCGCCGGGCTCGACGCCATAGACGTATTTCATACTCCAATTGAGCGCCACCATGTGTCCGCCGTTGTCGCGGACGATTCCCTTGGGCTCGCCGGTAGTGCCCGATGTGTAAAGGATATAGAGAGGGTCTGTGGCCGCGACGGGAACGCAATCTGCGGGCTCGGCAGTTTTCATCGCTTCTTGCCAGTCGATGTCTTGCCCCGGCTGAAGATCCGCCTTGAGTTGGGGGCGCTGGAGAATGACGCAGCACTTGGGCTTGTGGGTCGCGATATTGATAGCTTCATCGAGCAGGGGTTTATAGGCGATGATGCCCGAGGGCTCGATGCCGCAGGAGGCGGAGACGATGACTTTCGGTGTGGCGTCATTGATGCGGGTAGCGAGCTCACTCGCAGCGAAGCCGCCGAAGACCACCGAGTGCACGGCGCCGATTCGGGCACAGGCCAGCATGGCGATAGCTGCCTCTGCGACCATTGCCATGTAGATGAGAACCCGGTCACCCCGCCCGACGCCCTGCGCCGCAAGTGCCCCGGCGAACAAGGCCGTCTCGTCTCGCAGTTCACGGTATGTGAATTTTTTGATGCTGCCCGTGATGGGGCTATCGTAGATCAATGCGAGTTGATCGGCGCGGCCGGACTCGACATGGCGATCAAGCGCGTTGTAGCAGGTGTTTACCTCGCCGCCAGCGAACCATCGATAAAAAGGTGGATTTGAGTCGTCCAGAGTTTTATCCCATTTTTTGTGCCAGTGTATTTCTTGCGCTGCCTCGGCCCAAAATTCCTCGGGCTCGTCGAGTGAACGTTTGTAGATGTCGGCGTAGTTTCCGGCCATGGTTTCCTCTCCTAAAAATTTTGACTGGATAGAGACCGGGAGGTGATTCGAATCCGCTTCCGACCGGTATCGATGGAATTTAAAAAAACGTCGAATTTTAAGTTAGGCCTATTATAGCAAAGCAATATTAGAAGGGGAGCGTAGCGTGAAAAATGGTTCAAATTACTATATATAGTGTCAGGCCTGTCATGGAGACGCAATTATAGAGCTTCTCCCCATGTGAAAAAAAACATTTTGATGTAAGATTATCAATAAGTTGGGCTTTGTGCGCTATATTTTGGCTATAAGGGGTGTCGCGGTGAACTTGTCTTTTCGGATGGTCCGCTCCTGTCTGATTTCATTTTTTGTACTTATTTTTGTGGCCGGTTGTGGTGCCGTGACCTCGCGGCTTGCCCATTTTCCCCCGTCAGCAGAAATTTTTATCACCCAGGGAAACTTCGCCTACTCGCGGCTCGATTATCAAAAAGCTTGGGAAGCATATCGCAAGGCCGAGGCCCTTGGTGTTCGATCTGCGGTCGTATCTTATCGGCTTGATTTACTGGGAGGGCTTTTGGATATCGAACCCTCCCGAAAAGAAGCCCCTCTCTACCGCGCCCAGACTATTAAATTACTCAAGGAGGCCTATGCCGAGGGCAAGGCCAAAAAGCCGGTCATCTTCAGGTATTTTGCGACAGTCTTAGAGTCCTCGCAGGAAGGCGGAAAAGATGCGACCCGTCTTTATGCCGAGGCGGTTCGCCGCTATGAGAAAAAAAAGTTCGGTCGTTTGAATGCAGGCGATCTTGAAGTTCTTGCTCGCATGTATCTTTCCCTCGGCCTACAGGCTCCGGCGGAAAAGCTTTTGCTCAAGGCGCAGCGCCTTAATTCCCGCTATGCTCTCGTGCCTTATTCTCTTGGAAAAATCTATGCGCTGGCCGGTAATCATCTCAAGGCCATCCGGCAGTTTGAGTTGTTTTTAGATATCGTGCCTAGTGATTTAGAAAGTCATATCCTTTTGGGGCAGAGTGTGATGGCCTCTGGGGACTACACGCGAGCTAAGCAGTTATTTGAAACGGCACTTTCTCTTGATTCGGCCAATAGTGAAGCGCGCCAAGGGCATCAAAGGGCGATTCGAGCTGTTGAGCGCAGCAGTCGCCTCAAGGGCCAAGCTCAAAAGGTTGGTTGGGAAGTGGGTTATAGCTCGCGAATGGTTCCTTTGACGCTTGAGGAGGACCATCGTGATTTTAGAAGCACAGGGACTGGGCCTCCCTCATTCGGGCCGGGGGGTAAATTAAGCCTTGTTTTCGGCGACGGGGCTCGTTTCCAGGTCTACACCGTTACGAAGGATGGGATGAATCTAGCAAGGCAGACGGCAAGCTCGTCGGGTTTTTCGAGTTTCACCGGCTACAGCCGTTTCCTCGTTACGAACGGCTATGGGCCGGGGCGCGTTATCGGTGAGTTTGATTCATCCAGGGGCACCTTCAGTAAAATTCACCGGGGGCATTGTGAACAACCAAATTTTTCGCAAAAAGACAATGCTCTTTTGTGTGTGGCACCCCAGGGTATTTTACTGGTTAAATTGGGCACGGGAAAAGTCAGGACGCTTTTCCGAGAGACGGATGTTCGGCATCCTCGTTTCAGCGACAATGCCCAGATGATTGCTGTCGCCAAAGGTGATTCTCTCATCTGGTTTGATCGTTCAGGTCAGGTTCAGGGGCGGGTTCGTCTTCCGGGAGGAACTGGATCGGCTAGCTATCCTGTTTTTTCGCCCGATGGGCGGTGGCTCATTTCGGGCGAGAGTGGTCTTCACCTCACTTCCGTCAAAGAGCGGATTTCCGTTGAACTCAGTCACCCTTCCCTTAAGGACGCGGGCAGGGCTGTATTTAATCCGGTTGGAGAGTCCCTCGTCTTCGGTCGCGCGGGTCGATGGTTCCAACTGGATTTTCCAAAGCGATTAGCTGGTTTTTTCGCGGTCATGAGAGCCAGAGCCCTCCTTAGGGAAAAGAAGTACGGCGCGGCGGCAAGGCTTTTAAAAGATAAATTCTCAGGCAGCCGGAATCAATTGACTTTCCATGTCCTCAGGGCGAAGTCTCTTTTTGGCCTCAAATTCTACCGACAAGCCGAAGAGTCGGCGGCTCGTGCGGCCGATCTTGATAAGCGAGATTGGCGGCCTGTTCTGCTTCTCAGAAAAATCAAGGCTTCTCAGGGTTATTTAGAAGATTCTATCCATTTATTAGATCGCTCCATTGAATTGGGGCCGGATCAATTCGACGGATATTTTGAGCGCGCACGGATTCGTGCACTCCAAGGTTTTAAAGATGAGGCGGTAGAGGATTATCGTTTTGCTCTCAAGCGTGTTCATTCTTCGTTGGAGAAGGATGGAGAGGCTGCGGTGATGGCGTTGCTTGGTCTCTATGTGGAAAAAGAGCGCCAGAACGATGCCCTGCTTCTTCTTCTGAATCAGGCGGATCGTCTCGGCCCGAACGCTATTAGAGATATCCACGTTGCTCCCCGGTTTGAGTCGCTTCGAGTCGACCCCCGTTTTGGGGAAATTATGGCGCCGGCTGCAGAAGTTCCCACGCCTCCTAAAAAAATGCCGCCACCGATAGAAAAATCGCCGCCTCAGAAATATGCTCCTCGAAAGACAACGACTTGGAGCCGGGCTCACCGCCCGCAATTACATGCAAGTATATTTTTTGACCGAAGCAACTCGTATTTGCATGCATATTTCGAGGAATCTTTTATCAACAAAGAAGTTGGTGTTAACGTTTTCTGGTAATCGCCGCGCTCCCCTTTATTAGAATATTGGCGGTAAATGGAGCGCCGCGATACCCGGGCAAGGCGGTTAATGATGTCAATGAGTATTCGCCAGATATTGTATGCAGTATCGCTTGTCCTGGTGACGGCTGGTTTGTCGTTGGGTGCTGATCTCTATTTTACCTATCAATCTTTTTTGGCGATGGAAAATACCGGGCCCTCCGTGCGCCGAAAAGCACCCGTGCCCCTTTCCAATAAAGTCAAAAAAATCGATTACCTCGTAATCGAGAAGCGCAATCTTTTTTCCTCGACTCCGCTCGGCCACACGAAGAAAAGGGCAGTTCGCCCTAAATCCAAACCTAGGAAAGTTGTGGTGCGTCCTACCCCGAAACTTCCCGGGCCGTCGGTGGCGGCTTCCTTGGACCTGCAGTTGGTGGGAACAACGGTTGGACCCGAGGGGATGAGTTTTGCGATTTTTAAGGAAAAGGGGTCGAGCGCCCAGAAGATTCACAGATTAGGCGATTCGATTAAAGGCGCTTTGATTAAAGAGGTGAAGCGCGGGGAAGTTTCACTTGAATATAATGGCAAGATTCAAATTTTCAAGGCATTTAAAGATAGAAAATCAGATACGCGAGGTTCTCGGCATTCTAATTCCAGGCGTCCCAGTAGTGGACGCTCCAAAGGAAGTGGGGGCCCTGATCTGCGCTCGCGTCTCCGTCGGCCCCCTGGTAATGATTTGCCGGGTAATCCACAAATTCCGAGAGCGCTATCTCCGGAAGTCCTTCCGCAGGATAGGGGTGCGAGGGCCGAGCCCAGCAAAAGAACGAGAATCCTCTCCCGCAAACGCCTGGAGAGATTGTTGAATAGTGCGGGTGAACTGGATTCTCAGTTCCGGACGACACCCTTCCGGAGCCCGGAAGGAGATACCGGTGTCCGGGTGTTCCCTGCCGGTAGAGGTCGTTTTTTACGTCTTCTTGGGATTCGGGGTGGGGATGTAGTAATTGACGTGAATGGTAGTGGGATTAATAACAAGGGCGATTTGAGTTCGGCCTTTAGAGGAATTATGCGACAAGATGCGGCTCAAATAGCTATATTTCGCCAGGGCAAGAAAGTGAATATTTCCTATCGGATTCGGTAGCTGGGAGTGAGTGAAAGTATGCGAGATCGAAGTAAAAAATATTTATCGGGCCTAAGTCGACACACGTTGGTTGTGTTTATGTTTTTGTGCATTCTTGCGGGCTCTGGATTCCTTCGCGGTGTTCTTGCCCAGAATCCCCCTCAGGGGTCGCAGGTAACTGATGGCATGATCTCCTTTGATTTTGATAACGCCGACATCCGTGTTGTCATCAAACAAATCAGCGAATTGACGGGCCGAAATTTCCTGATCGATGAAAAGGTAAAGGGTAATGTAACGATCATCACCCCAGGAAAAATTCGAACCCGGGACATTTACCAAGTATTTCTTTCCATATTGCACACATACGGTTTTACTGCTGTGCCTGCGGGCAATGTGATTAAAATTCTTCCGCTCCGGGATGTGTCTCGGGCGGGTGTGCCTATTATTACCCCCCGCAACAGTGTCGGGCTCTCGAATTCTGATCGTGTCGTGACATCGTTTATTCGGCTTGTGCATGCTGACTCTACCGCTCTGGCGGGTTTGCTTCGTCCGCTTGCCGCCCGCGAAGGCAGCCTCGTGGCCTACAAGGCTGCCAACGCTCTGATCATGACCGACACGGAGGGTAACGTTAAGCGTCTGTTCGCGATTATTAAATCTGTGGATGTGCCCGCCTCTGCCTCCGAGGTTGTCGTTGTGCCTATGAAGTATGCGCAGGCCACAGAGATGACCCAGACACTCGAAAAACTGATTGATGAGACGGACAGCCAGAGCGATGTGGGCAGGCCAAGACCGAGGCCCAGGTCAAGGCGAAGGGGCGCTGCAAATCCTGGTGGAGTTGAGCAGTTCGCGCCTAAAAAGGAAATTAAGATAATTCCCGATGAGCGGA containing:
- a CDS encoding propionyl-CoA synthetase; translated protein: MAGNYADIYKRSLDEPEEFWAEAAQEIHWHKKWDKTLDDSNPPFYRWFAGGEVNTCYNALDRHVESGRADQLALIYDSPITGSIKKFTYRELRDETALFAGALAAQGVGRGDRVLIYMAMVAEAAIAMLACARIGAVHSVVFGGFAASELATRINDATPKVIVSASCGIEPSGIIAYKPLLDEAINIATHKPKCCVILQRPQLKADLQPGQDIDWQEAMKTAEPADCVPVAATDPLYILYTSGTTGEPKGIVRDNGGHMVALNWSMKYVYGVEPGDVYWAASDVGWVVGHSYIVYAPLLHGCTTILFEGKPVGTPDAGAFWRVISEHGVKALFTAPTAFRAIKRDDPDAELMKGYDIGCFKTLFLAGERSDPDTLEWAEKHLKIPVIDHYWQTESGWPMLANCMGIEHLPVKHGSPTKAVPGWNFAVLDSELREVDRGEMGALSVKLPLPPGALPTLWNAEKRFVDAYLSEYPGYYKTGDAGFMDEDDYVFVMSRTDDIINVAGHRLSTGAMEEVLSAHPDVAECAVIGAKDGFKGQLPVGFLVLKAGVERSNAEIVSEVVQMVRDKIGPVAAFKQATVVARLPKTRSGKILRGTMVKIADGDEYKVPATIDDPAILPEITEAIKELGYPEK
- a CDS encoding MBL fold metallo-hydrolase, giving the protein MELILLGVGAPPPTPEKSGPSNAIVSGGKLYLVDAARHAATQIVKSGFPINTIDYLFFTHFHSDHYTGFGEFFLSRWILGAKTPLRVFGPAPVAETVKRMLHYYEYDIDLRANEGKSRKGTEIEVNTLSPGDTFEVDGIQIAVEKGTRHGNVDDILSYRFEAEGRKIVIASDGSPTDKLVPFAQGADILVMHPCIPELIDQRYGGFKETAKIVAAHHATAEEIGHTATEAKVGKLVFSHVVPPLAPNDKVAEALSIHYEGIIVAGEDLMRL
- a CDS encoding sugar phosphate isomerase/epimerase; translation: MWEFGIVTDEVDDDLRCALGYAKEWGMKRVEFRTLWGKGVWNLTAYEQNEALAMIRGEGFEVVGIGSQFLKIPPEFIKIEYDTQVENLKRSMEVAHVFGAKIVRVLSPLLAPGRAGEIKDEPVTDTIASHYLLPVRLAEKEGITLAIENQSNTAITTSAHALQLTEMINSDALGVLWDPANAHAAGEIDAYPAGYERVRPRMAHVHIKDTKLTADGSYEWSIVGEGDFDVAGQLDQLTKDGYATTVTLEPHLRSVEKTAASAAALHKIMSKDRA